From the Sphingomonas phyllosphaerae 5.2 genome, one window contains:
- a CDS encoding TonB-dependent receptor domain-containing protein translates to MIASYSYNDRSYDDDTANGAAFVRTKGVRTVDTPAHLGKGEINYDDGRFFGDLAGAYTSRRNTTYTGDVTVEGYTLFDATIEYRFPANGVLAGVELQINAVNLTDERYVAALGSGQFFDTAASLNNTLQAGSPRQIFGTFRRRL, encoded by the coding sequence CTGATCGCCTCCTATTCGTACAATGACCGCAGCTACGACGACGACACCGCCAATGGCGCGGCCTTCGTCCGGACCAAAGGCGTGCGCACCGTCGACACTCCCGCCCATCTCGGCAAGGGCGAGATCAACTACGACGATGGGCGCTTCTTCGGCGATCTTGCCGGCGCGTACACGTCGCGTCGCAATACCACCTACACCGGCGACGTGACGGTGGAGGGTTACACGCTGTTCGATGCCACCATCGAATATCGCTTCCCGGCAAACGGCGTGCTTGCCGGCGTCGAGCTCCAGATCAACGCCGTCAACCTGACGGACGAACGGTATGTCGCCGCGCTCGGCTCCGGGCAGTTCTTCGACACCGCCGCGTCGTTGAACAACACCCTACAGGCCGGATCGCCGCGCCAGATCTTCGGTACCTTCAGGCGCCGGCTCTAG
- a CDS encoding SapC family protein, which produces MTRLRALDPTRHGGLSIDRTRGGAQRRLVPLGRGEIALAAADMPLCMAKDAQTGRFELVALTGLVEPVNLFVSPAGYHATYQPRAAGLSALRLDPGGAGGVAVDEEDASVGGSGEPLFDDGRADRWREALDAVLAGVAAGRALADAYARRSLLRALTVVLKLADGREHVLDGLYAVAEPALAALDDAAVVAMHRADELAPAAVLGASLAQVERLRQLHNARFDDAISAVRLTTRD; this is translated from the coding sequence ATGACGCGGCTGCGCGCGCTCGATCCGACGCGGCATGGCGGGTTGTCGATCGACCGGACGCGCGGCGGTGCGCAGCGCCGGCTGGTGCCGCTTGGCCGCGGCGAGATCGCGCTCGCCGCGGCCGACATGCCGCTGTGCATGGCCAAGGACGCGCAGACCGGGCGGTTCGAGCTGGTCGCGCTGACCGGGCTGGTGGAACCCGTCAATCTGTTCGTCTCGCCGGCCGGCTATCATGCCACGTACCAACCGCGCGCCGCCGGGCTTTCGGCGCTCCGGCTTGATCCGGGCGGTGCGGGGGGCGTTGCGGTCGACGAAGAGGATGCGTCGGTCGGCGGGTCGGGCGAGCCGTTGTTCGACGACGGGCGCGCCGATCGGTGGCGCGAGGCGCTGGACGCGGTGCTGGCGGGCGTCGCGGCCGGGCGCGCCCTCGCCGACGCTTACGCGCGGCGGTCGCTGCTGCGCGCGTTGACGGTGGTGCTGAAGCTGGCGGACGGGCGTGAGCACGTGCTGGACGGGCTGTATGCGGTGGCGGAGCCGGCGCTCGCCGCCCTCGACGATGCGGCGGTGGTGGCGATGCACCGCGCCGACGAACTCGCGCCGGCCGCGGTGCTCGGCGCATCGCTGGCGCAGGTCGAGCGACTGCGGCAACTCCACAATGCGCGCTTCGACGACGCCATTTCCGCGGTCCGGCTGACGACGCGCGACTGA
- a CDS encoding tryptophan halogenase family protein, translating into MSEPHEDAERPVRHVVVVGGGSAGWIAAARLAAAVRRSGAEVAVTLVESAQVPTIGVGEGTWPTMRNTLAKIGISETEFVRRCDAAFKQGARFVGWADGTPGDGYYHPLNLPAGATELDLAPYWPGGTGDADFASWVDFQATLCDAGRAPKAITMPEYAGQANYAYHLDAGKFAGLLHEHATTKLGVTHVVGDIVRAEMAANGDVAGIVLADGRTIAGDLFVDCSGFAALLIGGVYDVPFRSCRDVMFADRAIAIQVPYADPDDPVTCHTVATAQDSGWIWDIGLWTRRGTGHVYSSAHISDDAAEATLRRYIGPAAEGLSARMLRIDAGHRERFWQNNCVAVGLSAGFVEPLEASALMLIEASMDAIADRLPRTRGAIDTAARQFNAAFTHHWARIIEFLKLHYAITRRTDTPFWRDHADPATWPDGLAERLAMWRDHPPAAVDFDHAREVFGWPSYQYVLHGMNYPTRYARRDAAPEAALAKRWIARTERMRAEAMQRMPMHRDLLRAVREHGLQAV; encoded by the coding sequence ATGAGCGAGCCGCACGAAGACGCGGAACGGCCGGTGCGCCACGTCGTGGTGGTCGGTGGCGGCTCCGCCGGGTGGATCGCGGCGGCGCGGCTTGCGGCGGCGGTGCGACGTAGCGGCGCGGAGGTAGCGGTGACGCTGGTGGAATCGGCGCAGGTGCCGACGATCGGTGTCGGCGAGGGCACCTGGCCGACGATGCGCAACACGCTGGCCAAGATCGGCATCTCCGAAACCGAATTCGTGCGGCGTTGCGATGCGGCGTTCAAGCAGGGCGCGCGGTTCGTCGGCTGGGCGGACGGCACACCCGGCGACGGTTATTACCATCCGCTCAACCTGCCGGCGGGCGCGACCGAGCTGGACCTCGCGCCATACTGGCCCGGCGGCACGGGTGACGCGGACTTCGCGTCGTGGGTCGATTTTCAGGCGACCCTGTGCGACGCCGGGCGGGCGCCGAAGGCGATCACGATGCCCGAATATGCCGGGCAGGCGAACTACGCCTACCATCTCGACGCCGGCAAATTCGCCGGACTGCTCCACGAACATGCCACCACCAAGCTGGGCGTGACGCATGTCGTGGGCGACATCGTGCGCGCCGAGATGGCCGCCAATGGCGACGTCGCGGGCATCGTCCTGGCCGATGGACGCACGATCGCCGGCGACCTGTTCGTCGATTGCTCGGGGTTCGCCGCGCTGCTGATCGGCGGCGTGTACGACGTTCCGTTTCGATCGTGCCGGGACGTGATGTTCGCCGACCGGGCGATCGCGATACAGGTGCCGTACGCCGACCCCGACGACCCCGTCACCTGCCACACCGTCGCCACGGCGCAGGATTCCGGATGGATCTGGGATATCGGGCTATGGACGCGCCGCGGCACCGGGCACGTCTACAGCAGCGCGCACATCAGCGACGATGCCGCAGAGGCGACGCTGCGCCGCTACATCGGCCCCGCGGCGGAGGGGCTGTCGGCGCGGATGCTGCGCATCGACGCCGGCCATCGCGAGCGCTTCTGGCAGAACAATTGCGTCGCGGTGGGGCTGTCGGCTGGGTTCGTCGAGCCGCTGGAGGCGTCGGCGCTGATGCTGATCGAGGCGTCGATGGATGCGATCGCCGACCGCCTGCCGCGCACGCGCGGGGCGATCGACACCGCCGCGCGGCAGTTCAACGCCGCGTTCACGCATCACTGGGCGCGGATCATCGAGTTCCTGAAGCTGCATTATGCGATCACGCGGCGTACCGACACGCCGTTCTGGCGCGACCATGCCGATCCCGCGACATGGCCGGACGGGCTGGCCGAGCGGCTCGCCATGTGGCGCGACCACCCGCCGGCCGCGGTCGATTTCGATCATGCGCGCGAGGTGTTCGGCTGGCCCAGCTATCAATATGTGCTGCACGGCATGAACTATCCCACCCGCTATGCGCGCCGCGACGCCGCCCCCGAGGCGGCGCTGGCGAAGCGCTGGATCGCGCGCACCGAACGGATGCGCGCCGAGGCGATGCAGCGGATGCCGATGCATCGCGACCTCCTGCGCGCGGTTCGGGAACATGGACTGCAGGCGGTATGA